A window of Roseiflexus castenholzii DSM 13941 genomic DNA:
GGCAGGATTATCTGACAAGGCTCTGGTTCATCTACAGCCAGAAGACAAGGCGGAAGCCATCAATGGTCTCATCAAGAATTTCCTTGAACCAGCCGGAGAAAAATTTGTTGAAGAACTGGTGTTCAGATTTCTGCTGACGCGTGGCGACGCGCTTGGCGGTTCAATGCGGAATATTGGCGGCGTTTTAGCGCAGAGAAAACTTACCCGCGCGATTATTTCAACGCTGGTGATAGCCGGTATCAGCTATAGATGGCAGCATTCGAAAACCAAGCAGTGGGTTGATATGACAGACGATGACTCGGAAATTGAGTTGTCTTTGCGTGGATTGAGTTGGGAAAACAAGGGCGAACCGCGCACCTTGATGTACAACTTGACCGTTCCTTTGGTGAAGAACAATGTGGATATGTGTGTATTTAACCTTAATCCTGACGATTTGCAGGATCAGGATAAAGGGTATACATCGGCCGCATCTTATATTGCACTCGGCGAACTTAAAGGGGGAATAGACCCTGCAGGCGCAGACGAGCACTGGAAAACTGCGCGAGCAGCCCTTGACCGTATCCGTGAAGCATTTTCTAAAGCGCAACATTCCCCACATATTTTCTTTATAGGTGCAGCGATTGAGAAGAAAATGGCGGTCGAGATATGGGATCAACTGGAAAAGGGATTGCTCACCAACGCCGCTAATTTGAACGATCCGAATCAAATTGCATCGGTTTCTCGTTGGTTATGCACACTGTAATACAAAGATGGCTGCCCAACAAGCGTTTCCAGCCGACCCGCTCCGCTTCGCTTCGCTCCGCTACGCGGGCGGCTGAAACGCGATCCGTTAGGCGCTGGAAGGGAAATGGAGTTTTGAACCTTGTGAATTGAGCCGCTTTGCCGCGATGTGCGCGCTGTGCGCCTGCGAATGGGATACTGCCTGCCGTGAGGGGCATAGGCGCGGGGTGTCTGGGCGATGTCCGCTTGCCAGCCGTGACGCCCGCCGATGGGAAGGTGAAGGCGGCAGGCAGGGACGGGTGAACTGCCTGGGCTGGCGGATGAACGGTCAACGCGCTGGGCTGGCAAAGGCGCGGGTCAGCAGGCGGGTGGTTGGGTCGTGAGGGCTGGCCTGGCAGGCGGCGGGCTTCGGGTTGGCGACAGCGGCTCGCCTGTCCGTGTGTGTGGCGAGAGGCGGCGCAGGTCGGTTGTGTCGGTTTGCGTGGCAGGCAATCGAGCGGTAGTTGAATCTTGCCTGCAAATTTGCTATGATGTCGGTTAATGTTCTGTGCATTGGTTCTTTGCCAGCCGAGAGAAAGGCGTCTTTGGGGCAGGGTGTCTTGCTCCAGTCCTCGAATGCACCCAACACCGTTTGCAGCGGACAGCGGCTTCGCCGCTTGCGGGTATGCGTCGCAAGCCAGCAAGGTAGTTTTTTGGCGAAGGGGTCTTGCCCGTCCCGCCGCTGCCGCTGAAACCAACCGTTGGCACGCCCCTTGCAAAAAGAAGTTGCAATAAAAATTGGCGGTGAAGCGAGTAAAATTAGCGGTGGATAGAAGGAGTAGAGATATGGCTCTCCAGCAAATTACGATTGAAATTCCAGAAAAGGTGCTTCTTGCAGAAAAGACGGACGCCGAGTCTTTTGGGCGTGAAATCCGCATGTTAGCGGCTGTCAAGTTGTATGAAATGGGCAGGCTTTCTTCTGGGCGTGCCGCCGAACTGGCAGGAATGTCCAGAGTTGAGTTTTTGCTCAATTTGAATCGCTATAAGGTCTTTCCCTTTGCCGCAGAACTGGACGATTTAGAAAACGCTCATGCTTAAAGCCGTCAGCAATACTTCGCCGCTTCTTTATCTGTATCGTATTGGCGGTATTGAGTGGCTCCCCAAATTGTTCGACGAAGTTTGGACGCCCGAAGCCGTCAAGAACGAATTGCAAGCAGGCAGAAGTAAAGGTTACGACGTTCCTGATCCTGATAATTACTCGTGGCTGAATATCGTCAATCCAAAATCTATGCCTTCGGAGTGACTTGCTTTGGATTTGGGCGTTGGCGAAATTGCGGCGATGGCTTTGGCTTTGGAAAATCCAGATAGGGTTATTTTACTGGACGATATGCTTGCCCGTCGAACCGCACAAGTCGCAGGGTTGCAAGTTTGGGGAACGTTAAAGATTTTGCTGGAAGCAAAATCTCATGGCATTATTGAGAAGGTTGAGCCATATGTACTGAAATTGGGTAATTCGGGTATGTGGATTTCTTCTGAAATCAAGGAGCGCATTCTCAAACTGGCAGGCGAGTCTTAAGGTCAAAAGCGTGACACCGCTTGCCAAGAAACAGAAAAGGGCTGATTGTCATCATTTTCTACACCCAATCACTGATTCACTGACATTTCTCCTTGGCCAGGTGTCTTGGTGAGAGGGGCTCGAGCGCCAAGTTGGACAAAACCAACCGCAATTTGGGTAAGCGCGCGGTGGTAAGCGCTAACAAACACCGCCTGAGGAATCGCAGGCCTAGTTGGAAGATGCTGAGTTCGCGGCGCTTGCCGCCTGGGTCGAGTTCGGCCTGGACGCTGTGATCGTGGAGCGCCTGCTCGCCCAATTCGTGACGCCAAAGTGTGGCGATTGCGACCGCCAACAACAGGCGTTCTAGCCGTTGCGGGTCTTGGAGGCGTGTATGTTCCAGGTCAAAGCCGCCCGATTTGTCATCGCGGAAACTCTCTTCAATGCTCATACGCCAACCATATTCACGCAACCGCTGGTTGCAGGCGCGCCGATCGCTCATCACGGCCAGCAATTCCGGCGCCTGACCGCGTGCGCCTTTGGTCCAGGTTACAGAGAGGTTGGCAGGCCAGTCCTGCGACTGGGTGATGGCCGCGTTCCGCCAATAGCAGGCTTCCCCAGGCGGCACACCCGGCGCCGCGATGGACAGGCGGCGGCCATCCTCCAGAGTGATGAGGGTGTTGTTGGCCAGTCGGATGACATAATGCCAACCGACTTCCAGACACAGAGCGGCCCATTCTACATCGCGAAAGCCGCGATCGGCCGGAAACACAACGGCGCCGACGCGTGGGGCCAGGAACTCTGCGGCCCGCTGGATCAATGGACGCAACCGTTCGACGCTGGTCAGCCCTTTGCCCGGCACGACCACCCAGGACAAAGGGATGGCACGACTGCCATGTCGCAAGGAGAGACGGAAAATCTGCAAGCGGTCGCCGAAGACCATGACGCCGTCCAGGATCACCGCCGCCTCTGCGGCTTGCCATCCTTGCAACACCTTCTCCAGCAGGGGACGGTAGAATTGCCAGACATCGACGTACACATTCTTCAACCAACGGCGAATGCGAGCAATCCGCCCTTCCGCTTGCGCCGTGAGGGGCAAGTAAAGGGCAATCTTGCTTAATGCGACCGAACCACTGAGCAGAATCCCGCAGACGATCCACAACCAATTCGAGAGGTGATGGGCGTGTTTGACGTCGACAAGCGGACGAATGGGTTCTTCCATTTTCGAGTGCAATTCATCACAGGCGCTCATTGCTTGGCTCCTTGAAGAAGGGTTATATTCTCAAGTGTGCCAAAGCATGGGCGCTCCCATCAAGGTGTGTCATCAGGCAGCCCAGCCATTGAAATCGACGACTGGCCAGACCTTAACCCGCTGCGCGAGGTGCGTTCGCCGGTAAACGCAGCGACCACCTCAGGTCCATCCGATGCCGGAAGACCGGCCACGAGCGATCCCGAAGGTCATTTCAAGGTTTTGTCAGTGAATCAGACCCAATCACTTCTCTGTCCAGCAGAAAGAAAAAAACTACGCCCTTCGCTTTTTCCGCTCGAAAGGCCTCCTGCTACTCCCTGCTGACTTTTATCAGGAAGAACGATGCGGCTTCCAAAAACATTCAGGCAGCTTGCCAATCGGGGTCTGAGCGGTTGCTCAGCCACCAGTGAAGAAATCACTGAAGCCGCAGCCCAGGTTGCTAAACGGAGACTGCCAGGCATGGCGGAAACTACCAAACGAATCTTCGGACTGCTCCGTTCTTCCCCTCCCAATTATACCTACTACGCCGCTGTTTCATCCGGTTGGAAGGCAGGCCCCGGTCTGCCAGGGAGTGTTGCAGC
This region includes:
- a CDS encoding transposase, whose product is MSACDELHSKMEEPIRPLVDVKHAHHLSNWLWIVCGILLSGSVALSKIALYLPLTAQAEGRIARIRRWLKNVYVDVWQFYRPLLEKVLQGWQAAEAAVILDGVMVFGDRLQIFRLSLRHGSRAIPLSWVVVPGKGLTSVERLRPLIQRAAEFLAPRVGAVVFPADRGFRDVEWAALCLEVGWHYVIRLANNTLITLEDGRRLSIAAPGVPPGEACYWRNAAITQSQDWPANLSVTWTKGARGQAPELLAVMSDRRACNQRLREYGWRMSIEESFRDDKSGGFDLEHTRLQDPQRLERLLLAVAIATLWRHELGEQALHDHSVQAELDPGGKRRELSIFQLGLRFLRRCLLALTTARLPKLRLVLSNLALEPLSPRHLAKEKCQ
- a CDS encoding type II restriction endonuclease; this encodes MSFPPYRNHLQSSDDLVTSYEATRAGFVALALEKNRRSTPYVAEARALQEAASRAKTPADLLTIKGIEAGLLTAAGLSDKALVHLQPEDKAEAINGLIKNFLEPAGEKFVEELVFRFLLTRGDALGGSMRNIGGVLAQRKLTRAIISTLVIAGISYRWQHSKTKQWVDMTDDDSEIELSLRGLSWENKGEPRTLMYNLTVPLVKNNVDMCVFNLNPDDLQDQDKGYTSAASYIALGELKGGIDPAGADEHWKTARAALDRIREAFSKAQHSPHIFFIGAAIEKKMAVEIWDQLEKGLLTNAANLNDPNQIASVSRWLCTL
- a CDS encoding DUF3368 domain-containing protein, which encodes MDLGVGEIAAMALALENPDRVILLDDMLARRTAQVAGLQVWGTLKILLEAKSHGIIEKVEPYVLKLGNSGMWISSEIKERILKLAGES
- a CDS encoding UPF0175 family protein, which gives rise to MALQQITIEIPEKVLLAEKTDAESFGREIRMLAAVKLYEMGRLSSGRAAELAGMSRVEFLLNLNRYKVFPFAAELDDLENAHA